From one Anabas testudineus chromosome 18, fAnaTes1.2, whole genome shotgun sequence genomic stretch:
- the LOC113157051 gene encoding NLR family CARD domain-containing protein 3-like: MDQCEDREQGVHPSKILPYDDHESQTKAQRPASPGPQPEPSCVSFKSDKSKDYFVRFKQEHSSETEVNQESSEVPSGQSIQPHPPHLDSIFLLLEENIVTFVKNELKKIKKVLSPDYPQCLESQREDEEVLDGEDEEQRRSSREAFLKITLNFLRRMKQEELADCLQSRTPVAACQRELKSKLKKKFKCVFEGIAKAGNQTLLNEMYTELYITEGGTGEVNDEHEVRQIETASRKPDRPERTIRQEDIFKGSPGRNEPIRTVMTKGVAGIGKTVLTQKFTLDWAEDKANQDIQFTFPLTFRELNVLKEKKFSLVEFVHHFFTETKEAGICRFEEFQVVFIFDGLDECRLPLDFHNNQILTDVTESTSVDVLLTNLVRGNLLPSARLWITTRPAAANQIPSQCVDMVTEVRGFTDPQKEEYFRKRFRDEEQARRIISHIKTSRSLHIMCHIPVFCWITATVLEDVLKTREGGELPKTLTEMYIHFLVVQSKLKNIKYNGGAESDPQWSPESRKMIESLGKVAFEQLQKGNLIFYESDLTECDIDIRAASVYSGVFTQIFIEERGLYQDKVFCFVHLSVQEFLAALHVHLTFINSGVNLLSDDQSTSTWSKQLTLLHQSAVDEAVQSPNGHLDLFLRFLLGLSLKTNQTLLRGLQTKTQTSSKISQETTEYIKKQIKETPSAEKSINLFHCLNELNDRSLVKEIQQYLDSGSLSTYKFSPAQWSALLFMLVSSGKELDMFDPLKYSSNVSEEDLLFVLGVIKVSKKVVLSGCNLSHRICEALSSVLSSQSSSLRELDLSNNNLQDSGVKLLSAGLENPLCKLETLRLSGCYLSLRSCEALSSVLSSQSSSLRELDLSNNNLQDSGVKLLSSGLENPHCKLETLRLSGCYLSQRICEALSSVFSSQSSSLRELDLSNNNLQDSGVKLLSAGLENPLCKLETLSLSGCLITEEGCATLASALSSNPSHLRELDLSYNHPGDSGVKLLSAGLEDPHRRLDTLRVEPAGVRWLRPGLRKYFCQLTIDTNTMNRKLRLSDNDRKVIWMEEDQSYPDRPDCFDQYRQLLCSNGLTGRCYWEVEWSGRVYISVSYRGIRKRGDSEECWFGWNDQSWSLNCSDDGYYVCHNNRITSISSSVSNRAAVYVDCPAGTLSFYRVSFDKLIHLHTFNTTFTEPLYPGLGLWSSSSSLSLCSV, encoded by the exons atggatcagtgtgaggacagagagcagggagtCCATCCCTCTAAAATCCTTCCGTATGAcgaccatgagagccagaccaaagctcagag ACCAGCATCTCCTGGACCACAACCTGAACCTAGCTGTGTGTCGTTCAAGAGCGACAAGTCAAAGGATTATTTTGTAAGGTTTAAACAGGAACATTCCTCAGAgacaga AGTgaaccaggagagctcagaggttcccagtggtcagtctaTCCAGCCGCATCCACCACacctggactccatatttctg ctgctggaggagaacattgtcacttttgtgaagaacgagctgaagaagatcaaAAAGGTTCTGAGcccagattacccacaatgcttagagagtcagagggaggatgaggaggtgttggatggtgaggatgaagagcagaggaggagcagcagagaggcatttctgaagatcacactgaacttcctgaggagaatgaagcaggaggagctggctgactgtctgcagagca GAACTCCTGTTGCAGcttgtcagcgtgaacttaaatcgAAGTTGAAGAAGAagttcaagtgtgtgtttgaggggatcgCTAAAGCAGGTAACCAAACGCTTCTGAATGAGATGTACACAGAGCtgtacatcacagagggagggactggagaggtcaatgatgaacatgaggtcagacagattgaaacgGCCTcgaggaaaccagacagaccagaaagaaccatcagacaagaagacatctttaaaggctcacctggaaggaatgaaccaatcagaacagtgatgacaaagggagtggctggcattgggaaaacagtcttaacacagaagttcactctggactgggctgaagacaaagccaaccaggacatacagttcacatttccattgactttcagagagctgaatgtgctgaaagagaaaaagttcagcttggttGAATTTGTTCAccacttctttactgaaaccaaagaagcaggaatctgcaggtttgaagagttccaggttgtgttcatctttgacggtctggatgagtgtcgacttcctctggacttccacaacaatcagatcctgactgatgtgacagagtccacctcagtggatgtgctgctgacaaacctggtaagggggaacctgcttccctctgctcgcctctggataaccacacgacctgcagcagcaaatCAGATCCCTTctcagtgtgttgacatggtgacagaggtcagagggttcactgacccacagaaggaggagtacttcaggaagaggttcagagatgaggagcaggccagaagaatcatctcccacatcaagacatcacgaagcctccacatcatgtgtcacatcccagtcttctgctggatcactgctacagttctggaagatgtgttgaaaaccagagagggaggagagctgcccaagacctTGACTGAAATGTACAttcacttcctggtggttcagtccaaactgaagaacattaAATATAATGGAGGAGCTGAGTCAGATCCACAatggagtccagagagcaggaagatgattgagtctctgggaaaagtggcttttgagcagctgcagaaaggaaacctgatcttctatgaatcagactTGACAGAGTGTGacatcgatatcagagcagcctcagtgtactcaggagtgttcacacagatctttatagaggagagaggactgtaccaggataaggtgttctgcttcgtccatctgagtgttcaggagtttctggctgctcttcatgtccatctgaccttcatcaactctggagtcaatctgctgtctgacgACCAGTCAACATCTACGTGGTCTAAACAGTTAacacttctccaccagagtgctgtggacgAGGCggtacagagtccaaatggacacctggacttgtttctccgctttctcctCGGTCTTTCTCTgaagaccaatcagactctcctgcgaggtctgcagacaaagacacaaactagCTCAAAGATCAGTCAGGAAACAACTGAGTACATCAAGAAGCAGATtaaagagactccctcagcagagaaaagcatcaacctgttccactgtctgaacgaactgaatgatcgttcttTAGTGAAGGAGATCCAgcagtacctggactcaggaagtctctccacataTAAattctctcctgctcagtggtcagcgctgctcttcatgttggtgtcatcaggaaaagaacTAGACATGTTTGATCCTTTAAAATACTCTTCAAATGTTTCAGAggaggatcttctgtttgtgcttgGAGTCATCAAAGTGTcaaagaaagttgt actgagtggctgtaacctgtCACATAGAatctgtgaagctctgtcctcagttctcagctcccagtcctctagtcttcgagaactggacctgagtaacaacaacctgcaggattcaggagtgaagcttctgtctgctggactggagaatccactctgtaaactggaaactctcag actgagtggctgttaCCTGTCActgagaagctgtgaagctctgtcctcagttctcagctcccagtcctctagtctgagagaactggatctgagtaacaacaacctgcaggattcaggagtgaagcttctgtcttctggactggagaatccacactgtaaactggaaactctcag actgagtggctgttaCCTGTCACAGAGAatctgtgaagctctgtcctcagttttcagctcccagtcctctagtctgagagaactggatctgagtaacaacaacctgcaggattcaggagtgaagcttctgtctgctggactggagaatccactctgtaaactggaaactctcag tctgtcgggctgtctgatcacagaggaaggctgtgctaCTCTGGcttcagctctgagctccaacccctcccatctgagagagctggacctgagctacaatcatccaggagactcaggagtgaagctgctgtctgctggacttgAGGATCCACACCggagactggacactctcag GGTGGAGCCCGCTGGAGTtcgatggttgagaccaggtctgaggaagt atttctgtcaactcacaatcgacacaaacacaatgaacagaaaactacgactgtctgacaacgACAGGAAGGTGATTTGGatggaggaggatcagtcatatcccGATCGTCCAGACTGTTTTGACCAGTATCGTCAGCttctgtgtagtaatggtctgactggtcgctgttactgggaggtcgagtggagcggaAGAGtttatatatcagtgagttacagaggaatcagaaagagaggagacagcGAAGAGTGTTGGTTTGGatggaacgatcagtcctggagttTGAACTGCTCTGATGATGGTTACTATGTCTGTCACAATAACAGAataacatccatctcctcctctgtctctaacagagcagcagtgtatgtggactgtcctgctggaactctgtccttctacagagtctcctttgacaaactgatccacctccacaccttcaacaccacattcactgagcCTCTTTATCCTGGGCTTGGACTCTGGTCTTCTAGTTCCTcattgtctctgtgttcagtgtag
- the LOC113151516 gene encoding lysozyme C-like — translation MRSLVFLLLVAVASAKVFSKCEWAQLLKSNKMDGYRGISLANWVCLAEHESGFNTQAINHNKDGTTDYGIFQINSRWWCDNGSHTANGCNVKCSELQSDNVSVSINCAKRVVRDPNGIGAWVAWRKYCQNKDLSRYLAGCGL, via the exons ATGAGGAGTCTGGTGTTTCTGCTGTTGGTGGCTGTGGCCAGCGCTAAAGTCTTCTCCAAATGTGAATGGGCCCAACTTTTGAAGAGTAATAAAATGGATGGTTACAGGGGCATCAGCCTGGCCAACT GGGTTTGCCTGGCCGAGCACGAGTCAGGATTCAACACCCAAGCAATCAACCACAACAAAGATGGAACCACTGACTATGGCATCTTCCAGATTAACAGCCGCTGGTGGTGTGACAATGGCTCACACACTGCAAATGGATGCAACGTCAAGTGCAGCG aACTTCAGAGTGATAATGTCTCGGTGTCAATCAACTGTGCTAAACGAGTTGTTAGGGACCCTAATGGCATTGGAGCCTG GGTGGCCTGGCGCAAATACTGTCAGAACAAAGACCTGAGCCGCTACCTGGCAGGATGTGGCCTGTAA